One window of Cucurbita pepo subsp. pepo cultivar mu-cu-16 chromosome LG19, ASM280686v2, whole genome shotgun sequence genomic DNA carries:
- the LOC111780929 gene encoding cell wall / vacuolar inhibitor of fructosidase 2-like codes for MGMKNFLIFLLYLANPSIFLYQTMKFVAADQTLIQKTCRNTLYYDLCMSSLKSDPTSLTADTKGLAAIMVSIGVSNATATATYLSTQLPTSAGAAANNNRTKLLRQCSEKYGFAAEALRASLKDLAEETYDYAYMHVSAAADYANVCHDGFKGFPTVAYPAKLGRREEGLKRICRVVLGILDVLGW; via the coding sequence ATGGGTATGAAGAATTTCCTCATATTTCTCCTCTACCTTGCAAACCCATCAATCTTTCTTTACCAAACCATGAAATTTGTGGCCGCCGaccaaaccctaatccagAAAACATGCAGAAACACCCTTTACTATGACCTCTGCATGTCATCCTTAAAATCCGACCCCACCAGCCTCACCGCCGACACCAAGGGTCTCGCTGCCATCATGGTCTCCATCGGTGTCTCCAACGCCACAGCCACCGCCACCTACCTCTCCACCCAGCTCCCAACCTCCGCCGGCGCCGCTGCCAACAACAACAGAACGAAGCTCTTAAGACAATGCTCCGAAAAGTATGGATTTGCAGCGGAAGCCCTTCGAGCCTCTCTGAAGGACTTGGCTGAGGAGACTTATGACTATGCTTATATGCATGTGTCTGCGGCGGCGGATTATGCCAATGTTTGTCATGATGGGTTTAAAGGGTTCCCGACGGTGGCTTATCCGGCGAAGCTTGGCCGGAGGGAAGAAGGGTTGAAGCGTATTTGCAGAGTGGTTTTGGGGATTCTGGATGTTCTTGGTTGGTGA
- the LOC111780930 gene encoding transcription factor HEC3-like isoform X3, whose translation MDPHHLPNPSSHLQFSAIDDPGIVHLHHVHELNSIWPSLLLPHQPLPTSSTHLMSGYEPEEELGAMKEMMYKIAAMQPVDIDPSTIRKPKRRNVRISDDPQSIAARLRRERISEKIRILQRLVPGGTKMDTASMLDEAIRYVKFLKRQIQFLQSTQPSTGDDAVVGGWPFPFHKANTSNSSSTSMEATPTIMPSGW comes from the exons ATGGACCCCCATCACCTCCCAAACCCCTCTTCCCATCTCCAATTTTCCGCCATCGATGATCCCGGCATCGTTCACCTTCACCATGTTCACGAGCTCAATTCCATTTGGCcgtcgttgttgttgcctCATCAACCGCTCCCTACCTCATCCACCCACCTGATGTCAGGCTACG AGCCAGAAGAAGAGCTTGGTGCTATGAAGGAGATGATGTACAAGATCGCCGCGATGCAGCCAGTCGATATCGACCCATCAACTATTCGAAAACCCAAGAGACGAAACGTTCGAATTAGCGACGACCCACAAAGCATTGCCGCTCGTCTTCGTCGAGAAAGAATCAGCGAAAAGATCAGAATTCTTCAAAGGCTCGTCCCCGGAGGAACAAAGATGGATACAGCTTCAATGCTAGATGAAGCCATTAGGTATGTCAAGTTCTTGAAAAGACAAATCCAATTTCTTCAGTCAACTCAGCCGAGCACCGGCGACGACGCAGTCGTCGGAGGGTGGCCATTTCCATTCCATAAGGCTAATACTTCAAACTCCTCGTCCACTTCCATGGAAGCTACTCCAACCATTATGCCATCAGGATGGTGA
- the LOC111780930 gene encoding transcription factor HEC3-like isoform X1 — translation MDPHHLPNPSSHLQFSAIDDPGIVHLHHVHELNSIWPSLLLPHQPLPTSSTHLMSGYVNWAGNDQEEPEEELGAMKEMMYKIAAMQPVDIDPSTIRKPKRRNVRISDDPQSIAARLRRERISEKIRILQRLVPGGTKMDTASMLDEAIRYVKFLKRQIQFLQSTQPSTGDDAVVGGWPFPFHKANTSNSSSTSMEATPTIMPSGW, via the exons ATGGACCCCCATCACCTCCCAAACCCCTCTTCCCATCTCCAATTTTCCGCCATCGATGATCCCGGCATCGTTCACCTTCACCATGTTCACGAGCTCAATTCCATTTGGCcgtcgttgttgttgcctCATCAACCGCTCCCTACCTCATCCACCCACCTGATGTCAGGCTACG TGAATTGGGCAGGTAATGATCAAGAAGAGCCAGAAGAAGAGCTTGGTGCTATGAAGGAGATGATGTACAAGATCGCCGCGATGCAGCCAGTCGATATCGACCCATCAACTATTCGAAAACCCAAGAGACGAAACGTTCGAATTAGCGACGACCCACAAAGCATTGCCGCTCGTCTTCGTCGAGAAAGAATCAGCGAAAAGATCAGAATTCTTCAAAGGCTCGTCCCCGGAGGAACAAAGATGGATACAGCTTCAATGCTAGATGAAGCCATTAGGTATGTCAAGTTCTTGAAAAGACAAATCCAATTTCTTCAGTCAACTCAGCCGAGCACCGGCGACGACGCAGTCGTCGGAGGGTGGCCATTTCCATTCCATAAGGCTAATACTTCAAACTCCTCGTCCACTTCCATGGAAGCTACTCCAACCATTATGCCATCAGGATGGTGA
- the LOC111780930 gene encoding transcription factor HEC3-like isoform X2: MDPHHLPNPSSHLQFSAIDDPGIVHLHHVHELNSIWPSLLLPHQPLPTSSTHLMSGYGNDQEEPEEELGAMKEMMYKIAAMQPVDIDPSTIRKPKRRNVRISDDPQSIAARLRRERISEKIRILQRLVPGGTKMDTASMLDEAIRYVKFLKRQIQFLQSTQPSTGDDAVVGGWPFPFHKANTSNSSSTSMEATPTIMPSGW; this comes from the exons ATGGACCCCCATCACCTCCCAAACCCCTCTTCCCATCTCCAATTTTCCGCCATCGATGATCCCGGCATCGTTCACCTTCACCATGTTCACGAGCTCAATTCCATTTGGCcgtcgttgttgttgcctCATCAACCGCTCCCTACCTCATCCACCCACCTGATGTCAGGCTACG GTAATGATCAAGAAGAGCCAGAAGAAGAGCTTGGTGCTATGAAGGAGATGATGTACAAGATCGCCGCGATGCAGCCAGTCGATATCGACCCATCAACTATTCGAAAACCCAAGAGACGAAACGTTCGAATTAGCGACGACCCACAAAGCATTGCCGCTCGTCTTCGTCGAGAAAGAATCAGCGAAAAGATCAGAATTCTTCAAAGGCTCGTCCCCGGAGGAACAAAGATGGATACAGCTTCAATGCTAGATGAAGCCATTAGGTATGTCAAGTTCTTGAAAAGACAAATCCAATTTCTTCAGTCAACTCAGCCGAGCACCGGCGACGACGCAGTCGTCGGAGGGTGGCCATTTCCATTCCATAAGGCTAATACTTCAAACTCCTCGTCCACTTCCATGGAAGCTACTCCAACCATTATGCCATCAGGATGGTGA
- the LOC111781336 gene encoding zinc finger CCCH domain-containing protein 55-like isoform X1 → MSGSGRKRSSKWDLREESRPGWISPELASDDGSKRSGMEITNTVSKSKKDWGLLSKEPLSETRDSHKEDYTNKGYNKNMEGTAEWDADKSYSTRMSPGLDGWRRHSSNPSDRNDWSRSVRGRSRSRSWSRSRSRSRTPPRSFKRDSGFHDRNRNRTRVSTQLCRDFASGRCRRGGGCPFLHAENQNLDDSWDSRNKKGGRSLRSTPHDFRDYSRSGRSAAPCTDFVKGRCHRGESCKYPHDSGFHELSRGSSNDISRDRENDRSKEAYLSRGEREPSSSSLVICNFFAAGTCRNGKNCKYSHQSQPCASLERKSSADGWEQVECSDGRERLWDGSKSNELASGSDFTQLREEKNKQIASQESRYTWPSELKGGHGLNNESKIQWDQAASIKAVQNSKNDTILSKPEDAGGCIGTSDSRGHRKWPSDDMEMSPDWHFPVQPSNHVVKGDCNIILDSGSQTSMALATLSHAIVQEALAKKQDVTIEPLTVDNTHFRQNHNLTKDVTMASAFNDKITIDKTIASHAEGNPSGNIVLGQKMAYHTNHPGGSVLNPNVVDGIFRVKPREDDRSMPGINPVTTITPNMVTSEQITQLTNLSVSLAQYFGNVQPLPQLYASLSTHNVSEIPSFPYSDAPVGALGTLMKTSPIIECSKQHDSTVCNSLEVKKLEATKIPSDSLLNFTGQKSMTDAKDEVQIPIFPLSSDPSNKIVISAKETPNESDAINHGKRAAEGEANNKKNGDGDNENRTEAGANEDSEENDTTENANGNDGVHDKKKGKDTKGIRAFKFALVEFIKELLKPTWKEGHISKDVYKTIVKKVVDKVTGTLQGGHIPQTQEKIDQYLSFSKSKLTKLVQAYVDRVQKTS, encoded by the exons AGTGGGATTTGAGAGAAGAATCAAGACCTGGTTGGATTTCTCCCGAACTTGCAAGTGATGATGGTTCCAAGCGGTCTGGTATGGAGATCACCAATACTGTTTCAAAATCCAAGAAAGATTGGGGATTGCTGTCAAAGGAACCTTTATCTGAAACCAGAGATTCACATAAGGAGGATTACACTAATAAAGgctataataaaaatatggaagGCACTGCTGAGTGGGATGCTGACAAAAGCTACAGCACAAGAATGTCTCCTGGTTTAGATGGATGGAGAAGACATAGCTCTAACCCGTCGGATAGAAATGATTGGAGCAGGTCAGTGAG GGGTAGGAGTAGAAGCCGGAGTTGGAGTAGAAGTCGGAGTAGAAGTAGAACTCCTCCTCGTAGTTTTAAGCGGGACTCAGGATTTCATGATAGGAACAGAAACAGAACCCGTGTTTCAACTCAATTGTGCAGAGATTTTGCTTCTGGCAGATGCAGGCGAGGTGGTGGTTGTCCATTTCTTCATgcagaaaatcaaaatctggATGACAGCTGGGATAGTCGGAACAAGAAGGGGGGCCGATCCTTAAGATCAACTCCCCATGATTTTAGGGACTATTCCAGGAGTGGAAGGTCAGCTGCTCCTTGTACCGACTTTGTGAAGGGAAGGTGTCATAGGGGAGAATCTTGCAAGTATCCTCACGACAGTGGATTTCATGAACTATCACGAGGTTCTTCAAATGATATTAGTAGAGACAGGGAAAATGACAGGAGTAAAGAAGCATATTTATCACGTGGTGAGCGTGAACCTTCCAGTAGCAGTCTTGTTATCTGTAATTTTTTTGCTGCTGGAACTTGTCGTAATGGAAAAAATTGTAAGTATTCTCATCAGAGCCAGCCATGTGCGAGTCTAGAGAGGAAGTCGAGTGCTGATGGATGGGAACAAGTCGAATGTTCAGATGGTAGGGAACGGTTGTGGGATGGCTCAAAATCAAATGAGTTGGCTAGTGGTTCAGATTTTACTCAGttgagagaggaaaaaaacaaacaaattgcTAGTCAAGAATCAAGATATACATGGCCTTCGGAACTAAAAGGAGGTCATGGTTTGAATAACGAGAGCAAAATTCAGTGGGATCAAGCTGCTAGCATCAAGGCAGTTCAGAACAGCAAGAATGATACCATTCTGAGCAAGCCTGAGGATGCTGGTGGTTGCATAGGCACTTCTGATTCAAGAGGTCACAGAAAGTGGCCAAGTGATGATATGGAGATGTCTCCTGATTGGCACTTCCCGGTGCAACCATCGAATCACGTGGTGAAAGGAGATTGCAACATTATTCTGGATTCTGGCTCTCAAACTTCCATGGCTTTAGCCACTCTCAGTCATGCGATAGTTCAAGAAGCTTTGGCTAAGAAGCAAGACGTTACCATAGAGCCTCTGACAGTTGATAATACTCATTTTAGGCAAAACCATAATTTAACAAAAGATGTTACTATGGCATCAGCATTCAATGATAAGATAACAATTGACAAAACTATTGCTTCACATGCTGAAGGCAATCCTTCTGGTAACATTGTCCTTGGACAAAAAATGGCATATCACACCAACCATCCAGGCGGAAGTGTATTGAATCCGAACGTTGTAGATGGCATTTTCAGAGTCAAACCACGAGAGGACGATAGGAGCATGCCAGGGATTAATCCTGTAACAACTATCACTCCGAACATGGTAACCAGTGAACAAATTACCCAATTAACTAACCTTTCCGTTTCTCTTGCTCAATATTTTGGAAATGTGCAACCATTGCCTCAATTATATGCCTCCCTTAGTACACATAATGTGTCAGAAATACCTTCCTTCCCTTATTCTGATGCACCAGTCGGTGCTTTGGGTACGTTGATGAAGACAAGTCCTATAATTGAATGCTCGAAGCAACATGACTCTACTGTCTGCAATAGCTTAGAGGTGAAGAAGCTTGAAGCCACTAAAATACCTTCAGACTCTTTACTGAATTTCACTGGACAGAAAAGCATGACAGATGCGAAGGATGAAGTACAGATACCAATTTTTCCTCTATCATCCGATCCTTCAAACAAGATTGTCATCTCTGCAAAAGAAACACCGAATGAGAGTGATGCAATAAATCATGGGAAGCGAGCCGCTGAAGGTGAGGCTAACAACAAGAAGAATGGTGATGGGGATAATGAAAACAGGACTGAAGCAGGGGCGAATGAGGATTCTGAAGAGAATGATACTACAGAAAATGCGAATGGAAATGATGGGGTCCATGACAAGAAGAAAGGTAAGGATACTAAGGGAATTCGTGCTTTTAAATTTGCACTCGTGGAGTTCATCAAGGAGCTTCTAAAACCTACATGGAAGGAAGGTCATATCAGCAAAGATGTTTATAAGACCATAGTCAAGAAAGTGGTGGACAAAGTAACAGGTACCCTGCAGGGAGGTCATATTCCTCAAACGCAGGAGAAAATTGATCagtatctttcattttcaaaatcaaagctcACTAAACTTGTCCAG GCATACGTGGACAGAGTTCAGAAGACGAGTTGA
- the LOC111781336 gene encoding zinc finger CCCH domain-containing protein 55-like isoform X2 yields MSGSGRKRSSKWDLREESRPGWISPELASDDGSKRSGMEITNTVSKSKKDWGLLSKEPLSETRDSHKEDYTNKGYNKNMEGTAEWDADKSYSTRMSPGLDGWRRHSSNPSDRNDWSRGRSRSRSWSRSRSRSRTPPRSFKRDSGFHDRNRNRTRVSTQLCRDFASGRCRRGGGCPFLHAENQNLDDSWDSRNKKGGRSLRSTPHDFRDYSRSGRSAAPCTDFVKGRCHRGESCKYPHDSGFHELSRGSSNDISRDRENDRSKEAYLSRGEREPSSSSLVICNFFAAGTCRNGKNCKYSHQSQPCASLERKSSADGWEQVECSDGRERLWDGSKSNELASGSDFTQLREEKNKQIASQESRYTWPSELKGGHGLNNESKIQWDQAASIKAVQNSKNDTILSKPEDAGGCIGTSDSRGHRKWPSDDMEMSPDWHFPVQPSNHVVKGDCNIILDSGSQTSMALATLSHAIVQEALAKKQDVTIEPLTVDNTHFRQNHNLTKDVTMASAFNDKITIDKTIASHAEGNPSGNIVLGQKMAYHTNHPGGSVLNPNVVDGIFRVKPREDDRSMPGINPVTTITPNMVTSEQITQLTNLSVSLAQYFGNVQPLPQLYASLSTHNVSEIPSFPYSDAPVGALGTLMKTSPIIECSKQHDSTVCNSLEVKKLEATKIPSDSLLNFTGQKSMTDAKDEVQIPIFPLSSDPSNKIVISAKETPNESDAINHGKRAAEGEANNKKNGDGDNENRTEAGANEDSEENDTTENANGNDGVHDKKKGKDTKGIRAFKFALVEFIKELLKPTWKEGHISKDVYKTIVKKVVDKVTGTLQGGHIPQTQEKIDQYLSFSKSKLTKLVQAYVDRVQKTS; encoded by the exons AGTGGGATTTGAGAGAAGAATCAAGACCTGGTTGGATTTCTCCCGAACTTGCAAGTGATGATGGTTCCAAGCGGTCTGGTATGGAGATCACCAATACTGTTTCAAAATCCAAGAAAGATTGGGGATTGCTGTCAAAGGAACCTTTATCTGAAACCAGAGATTCACATAAGGAGGATTACACTAATAAAGgctataataaaaatatggaagGCACTGCTGAGTGGGATGCTGACAAAAGCTACAGCACAAGAATGTCTCCTGGTTTAGATGGATGGAGAAGACATAGCTCTAACCCGTCGGATAGAAATGATTGGAGCAG GGGTAGGAGTAGAAGCCGGAGTTGGAGTAGAAGTCGGAGTAGAAGTAGAACTCCTCCTCGTAGTTTTAAGCGGGACTCAGGATTTCATGATAGGAACAGAAACAGAACCCGTGTTTCAACTCAATTGTGCAGAGATTTTGCTTCTGGCAGATGCAGGCGAGGTGGTGGTTGTCCATTTCTTCATgcagaaaatcaaaatctggATGACAGCTGGGATAGTCGGAACAAGAAGGGGGGCCGATCCTTAAGATCAACTCCCCATGATTTTAGGGACTATTCCAGGAGTGGAAGGTCAGCTGCTCCTTGTACCGACTTTGTGAAGGGAAGGTGTCATAGGGGAGAATCTTGCAAGTATCCTCACGACAGTGGATTTCATGAACTATCACGAGGTTCTTCAAATGATATTAGTAGAGACAGGGAAAATGACAGGAGTAAAGAAGCATATTTATCACGTGGTGAGCGTGAACCTTCCAGTAGCAGTCTTGTTATCTGTAATTTTTTTGCTGCTGGAACTTGTCGTAATGGAAAAAATTGTAAGTATTCTCATCAGAGCCAGCCATGTGCGAGTCTAGAGAGGAAGTCGAGTGCTGATGGATGGGAACAAGTCGAATGTTCAGATGGTAGGGAACGGTTGTGGGATGGCTCAAAATCAAATGAGTTGGCTAGTGGTTCAGATTTTACTCAGttgagagaggaaaaaaacaaacaaattgcTAGTCAAGAATCAAGATATACATGGCCTTCGGAACTAAAAGGAGGTCATGGTTTGAATAACGAGAGCAAAATTCAGTGGGATCAAGCTGCTAGCATCAAGGCAGTTCAGAACAGCAAGAATGATACCATTCTGAGCAAGCCTGAGGATGCTGGTGGTTGCATAGGCACTTCTGATTCAAGAGGTCACAGAAAGTGGCCAAGTGATGATATGGAGATGTCTCCTGATTGGCACTTCCCGGTGCAACCATCGAATCACGTGGTGAAAGGAGATTGCAACATTATTCTGGATTCTGGCTCTCAAACTTCCATGGCTTTAGCCACTCTCAGTCATGCGATAGTTCAAGAAGCTTTGGCTAAGAAGCAAGACGTTACCATAGAGCCTCTGACAGTTGATAATACTCATTTTAGGCAAAACCATAATTTAACAAAAGATGTTACTATGGCATCAGCATTCAATGATAAGATAACAATTGACAAAACTATTGCTTCACATGCTGAAGGCAATCCTTCTGGTAACATTGTCCTTGGACAAAAAATGGCATATCACACCAACCATCCAGGCGGAAGTGTATTGAATCCGAACGTTGTAGATGGCATTTTCAGAGTCAAACCACGAGAGGACGATAGGAGCATGCCAGGGATTAATCCTGTAACAACTATCACTCCGAACATGGTAACCAGTGAACAAATTACCCAATTAACTAACCTTTCCGTTTCTCTTGCTCAATATTTTGGAAATGTGCAACCATTGCCTCAATTATATGCCTCCCTTAGTACACATAATGTGTCAGAAATACCTTCCTTCCCTTATTCTGATGCACCAGTCGGTGCTTTGGGTACGTTGATGAAGACAAGTCCTATAATTGAATGCTCGAAGCAACATGACTCTACTGTCTGCAATAGCTTAGAGGTGAAGAAGCTTGAAGCCACTAAAATACCTTCAGACTCTTTACTGAATTTCACTGGACAGAAAAGCATGACAGATGCGAAGGATGAAGTACAGATACCAATTTTTCCTCTATCATCCGATCCTTCAAACAAGATTGTCATCTCTGCAAAAGAAACACCGAATGAGAGTGATGCAATAAATCATGGGAAGCGAGCCGCTGAAGGTGAGGCTAACAACAAGAAGAATGGTGATGGGGATAATGAAAACAGGACTGAAGCAGGGGCGAATGAGGATTCTGAAGAGAATGATACTACAGAAAATGCGAATGGAAATGATGGGGTCCATGACAAGAAGAAAGGTAAGGATACTAAGGGAATTCGTGCTTTTAAATTTGCACTCGTGGAGTTCATCAAGGAGCTTCTAAAACCTACATGGAAGGAAGGTCATATCAGCAAAGATGTTTATAAGACCATAGTCAAGAAAGTGGTGGACAAAGTAACAGGTACCCTGCAGGGAGGTCATATTCCTCAAACGCAGGAGAAAATTGATCagtatctttcattttcaaaatcaaagctcACTAAACTTGTCCAG GCATACGTGGACAGAGTTCAGAAGACGAGTTGA